A single genomic interval of Streptomyces sp. BA2 harbors:
- the yicI gene encoding alpha-xylosidase codes for MKFTDGFWLMRDGVRASYATDVRDVREGEGWFTAYAAVHRVRERGDTLNTPLVTVECFSPAEGVIGVRATHHAGKAAHGPEFGLNATEGAGQVRREGSVTELASGPLTVRLDSDQPWGLEFLDAEGRRLTAVESRGTGFATAPDGSHHMIGQLALGVGEYIYGLGERFTPYVKNGQNVDIWQADGGTSSEQAYKNIPFHLSSRGYGVFVNHPGKVSYEIGSESVGQVQFSVEDQSIEYYVIAGPTPKDVLRRYTALTGRPALPPAWSFGLWLTTSFCTPYDEETVTAFVEGMAERDIPLGVFHFDCFWMREYQWTDFRWDPEVFPDPEGMLRRLRERGLKVSVWINPYIAQKSDLFAEAAADGYLVRRPNGDIWQWDLWQPGMALVDFTNPAARQWYADQLRTLLDQGVDCFKTDFGERVPTDVVWHDGSDPARMHNYYAQLYNSTVFELLEKERGPGEAVLFARSATAGGQQFPVHWGGDCFASLGAMAESLRGGLSLSLSGFGFWSHDIGGFEGTPDPAVFKRWLAFGLLSTHSRLHGNVSYRVPWAFGDEAVEVARKFTRLKHRLMPYLYGAAVEAHRTGVPVMRPMLLEFPDDPACRTLDRQYMLGPDLLVAPVFTAEGDVEFYVPEGTWTHLLTGDTVRGPAWRRETHGFDSLPLYVRPGALLPLGADDQRPDGDWLQDLTLLVTPDTEDGTEITVPDLEGRPAAVFRAARHGTGVRVTAEGTARAFTVRTVADWWDPSGNPSPGGGDKDMQAVHHRRNDPGT; via the coding sequence ATGAAGTTCACCGACGGCTTCTGGCTGATGCGCGATGGGGTGCGCGCCTCGTACGCGACCGACGTGCGCGACGTGCGGGAAGGCGAGGGATGGTTCACCGCCTACGCGGCCGTCCACCGGGTCCGCGAACGCGGCGACACCCTCAACACGCCGCTCGTCACCGTCGAATGCTTCTCGCCCGCCGAGGGCGTGATCGGCGTACGGGCGACGCACCACGCGGGAAAGGCCGCGCACGGACCGGAGTTCGGCCTGAACGCCACCGAAGGAGCGGGGCAGGTCCGGCGTGAGGGCAGCGTCACCGAACTCGCCAGCGGCCCGCTCACCGTACGCCTGGACAGCGACCAACCCTGGGGTCTCGAATTCCTCGACGCCGAAGGGCGGCGGCTGACCGCCGTCGAGAGCAGAGGCACCGGTTTCGCCACCGCGCCCGACGGCAGCCACCACATGATCGGCCAACTCGCCCTGGGAGTAGGGGAGTACATCTACGGCCTCGGCGAACGCTTCACCCCGTACGTCAAGAACGGCCAGAACGTCGACATCTGGCAGGCCGACGGCGGCACAAGCAGCGAGCAGGCCTACAAGAACATCCCCTTCCACCTCTCCTCGCGCGGCTACGGCGTCTTCGTCAACCACCCCGGCAAGGTCTCCTACGAGATCGGCTCCGAGTCCGTCGGCCAGGTCCAGTTCAGCGTCGAGGACCAGTCCATCGAGTACTACGTCATTGCCGGCCCCACGCCCAAGGACGTCCTGCGCCGCTACACCGCGCTGACCGGCCGCCCCGCGCTGCCGCCCGCCTGGTCGTTCGGCCTGTGGCTGACGACGTCCTTCTGCACGCCCTACGACGAGGAGACCGTCACGGCCTTCGTCGAGGGCATGGCCGAGCGCGACATCCCGCTCGGCGTCTTCCACTTCGACTGCTTCTGGATGCGCGAGTACCAGTGGACCGACTTCCGCTGGGACCCGGAAGTCTTCCCCGACCCGGAGGGCATGCTGCGAAGGCTCCGCGAACGCGGCCTGAAGGTCAGCGTGTGGATCAACCCGTACATCGCGCAGAAGTCCGACCTCTTCGCCGAGGCCGCCGCCGATGGCTACCTCGTCCGGCGGCCGAACGGCGACATCTGGCAGTGGGACCTCTGGCAGCCCGGCATGGCCCTCGTGGACTTCACGAACCCGGCCGCCCGCCAGTGGTACGCGGACCAGCTGCGCACCCTGCTCGACCAGGGCGTCGACTGCTTCAAGACCGACTTCGGCGAACGCGTCCCCACCGACGTCGTCTGGCACGACGGATCGGATCCCGCGCGCATGCACAACTACTACGCGCAGCTCTACAACAGCACCGTCTTCGAACTCCTGGAGAAGGAACGCGGCCCGGGGGAGGCGGTCCTCTTCGCACGCTCCGCGACGGCGGGCGGCCAGCAGTTCCCGGTGCACTGGGGCGGCGACTGCTTCGCCTCGCTCGGCGCGATGGCCGAGTCGCTGCGCGGCGGTCTCTCCCTCTCGCTCTCCGGCTTCGGCTTCTGGAGCCACGACATCGGCGGCTTCGAGGGCACCCCCGACCCGGCCGTCTTCAAACGCTGGCTCGCCTTCGGCCTGCTCTCCACGCACAGCCGCCTCCACGGCAACGTCTCCTACCGCGTGCCGTGGGCCTTCGGCGACGAAGCGGTCGAGGTGGCCCGGAAGTTCACACGGCTCAAGCACCGCCTCATGCCGTACCTGTACGGAGCCGCCGTCGAGGCCCATCGCACGGGCGTCCCCGTCATGCGTCCGATGCTCCTGGAGTTCCCGGACGACCCCGCCTGCCGCACCCTGGACCGCCAGTACATGCTCGGCCCCGACCTCCTGGTCGCCCCCGTCTTCACCGCCGAGGGGGACGTCGAGTTCTACGTGCCGGAGGGAACGTGGACCCATCTCCTGACCGGCGACACCGTCCGGGGCCCGGCCTGGCGGCGTGAGACCCACGGCTTCGACAGCCTCCCCCTGTACGTCCGCCCCGGCGCGCTGCTTCCGCTCGGCGCCGACGACCAGCGCCCCGACGGCGACTGGCTCCAGGACCTCACCCTCCTGGTCACCCCGGACACCGAGGACGGCACGGAGATCACCGTGCCGGATTTGGAGGGCCGGCCCGCTGCCGTCTTCCGCGCCGCACGGCACGGAACCGGGGTCCGGGTCACCGCGGAGGGGACGGCACGCGCGTTCACGGTGCGGACGGTGGCGGATTGGTGGGATCCGAGCGGCAACCCTTCGCCGGGCGGCGGCGACAAGGACATGCAAGCTGTCCACCACCGAAGGAATGATCCGGGAACATGA
- the chvE gene encoding multiple monosaccharide ABC transporter substrate-binding protein, with translation MSTRTSTRISRKVRLGAAVATVVLLGSLTACGQEALGGSRYEPDEGKGSTIGLAMPTKASERWIADGNNMAKQFQKAGYKTDLQYGDDKVENQIAQLENMITKGRSLLVVAAIDGSALTEVLQRAHDAGIPVISYDRLILGTEHVDYYASFDNERVGRLEAQYIVDKLKLGKPEKGGNAHNIELFAGSPDDNNTKYFWNGAMKVLQPYFESGQLTVRSKQTKMNQATTLRWDGGTAQKRMDDLISKNYGSAKVDAVLSPYDGISIGIISALKSAGYGSKSQPLPVITGQDAELASVKSIIRGEQTQTVFKDTRKLAAQTVSMGDAVLNDKKPKVNNTKDYNNGKKTVPSFLLDPVSIDKSNTQLLVDEGYFKAGQLK, from the coding sequence ATGAGCACCCGCACGAGCACCCGCATATCGAGAAAAGTACGTCTCGGCGCCGCCGTGGCCACCGTCGTCCTGCTCGGCTCGCTGACCGCCTGCGGCCAGGAGGCCCTGGGCGGCAGCCGCTACGAGCCGGACGAGGGCAAGGGCAGCACCATCGGCCTCGCGATGCCGACGAAGGCCTCCGAGCGGTGGATCGCCGACGGCAACAACATGGCGAAGCAGTTCCAGAAGGCCGGGTACAAGACCGATCTGCAGTACGGCGACGACAAGGTCGAGAACCAGATCGCCCAGCTGGAGAACATGATCACCAAGGGGCGCAGCCTCCTGGTCGTCGCCGCCATCGACGGCTCCGCGCTCACCGAGGTCCTGCAGCGCGCGCACGACGCGGGCATCCCCGTGATCTCGTACGACCGTCTCATCCTCGGCACGGAGCACGTCGACTACTACGCCTCGTTCGACAACGAGCGCGTCGGCCGCCTGGAAGCCCAGTACATCGTCGACAAGCTGAAGCTGGGCAAGCCGGAGAAGGGCGGCAACGCGCACAACATCGAGCTGTTCGCGGGTTCGCCGGACGACAACAACACCAAGTACTTCTGGAACGGCGCCATGAAGGTGCTCCAGCCGTACTTCGAGAGCGGCCAGCTCACCGTCCGCAGCAAGCAGACGAAGATGAACCAGGCCACCACGCTGCGCTGGGACGGCGGCACCGCGCAGAAGCGCATGGACGACCTGATCAGCAAGAACTACGGCTCCGCGAAGGTCGACGCGGTCCTCTCGCCGTACGACGGGATCTCGATCGGCATCATCTCCGCGCTGAAGAGCGCGGGGTACGGATCCAAGAGCCAGCCGCTGCCGGTGATCACCGGGCAGGACGCGGAGCTCGCGTCGGTGAAGTCCATCATCCGCGGCGAGCAGACGCAGACGGTGTTCAAGGACACCCGCAAGCTGGCCGCGCAGACGGTGTCCATGGGCGACGCGGTCCTGAACGACAAGAAGCCCAAGGTCAACAACACCAAGGACTACAACAACGGCAAGAAGACCGTGCCGTCCTTCCTCCTCGACCCGGTCAGCATCGACAAGTCGAACACCCAACTCCTGGTCGACGAGGGTTACTTCAAGGCTGGGCAGCTCAAGTGA
- a CDS encoding aldose epimerase family protein yields METSRRTVLATAAAAGLTATVAGTSYASPGSGRTPTKELFGKLADGTKVYRWSLANGGTRMKVLSYGGIVQSLELPDRHGRYTNVSLGYDTIEAYTAGTTFFGALIGRYGNRIAKGRFTLDGKTHQLSVNDGENSLHGGAKGFDTRVWDVEPFAGSTGVGLVLRYVSVDGEMGYPGTLRVKVTYTLTSRGDWRIDYAATTDKATVVNLTNHTYYNLAGEGSGGIYDHELSLAAARFTPTDSGLIPTGELAKVAGTPFDFRRAKKVGEDIRVSHEQLVTAKGFDHNWVLDKGITTRPELFATLRDPESGRSMKIATTEPGVQFYSGNFLDGTLTGPSGRTYRQGDGLCLETQHFPDSPNQPKFPSTVLRPGQTYRSSTVHTFSAR; encoded by the coding sequence ATGGAAACGAGCAGACGTACCGTCCTGGCCACCGCTGCCGCCGCCGGCCTCACCGCCACCGTCGCCGGCACCTCGTACGCGTCACCGGGTTCCGGCAGGACACCCACCAAGGAGCTCTTCGGCAAGCTGGCCGACGGCACGAAGGTGTACCGCTGGTCCCTTGCCAACGGCGGCACCCGCATGAAGGTGCTGTCGTACGGCGGCATCGTGCAGTCCCTCGAACTCCCGGACCGGCACGGCCGGTACACCAACGTGTCCCTCGGCTACGACACCATCGAGGCGTACACGGCAGGCACCACCTTCTTCGGCGCGCTCATCGGCCGCTACGGAAACCGCATCGCCAAGGGCCGCTTCACCCTTGACGGCAAGACCCACCAGCTCTCCGTCAACGACGGCGAGAACAGCCTGCACGGCGGAGCCAAGGGCTTCGACACGCGGGTGTGGGACGTGGAGCCGTTCGCCGGGTCCACGGGCGTCGGCCTCGTCCTGCGGTATGTGAGCGTCGACGGCGAGATGGGTTACCCCGGCACGCTGCGGGTGAAGGTGACGTACACCCTCACCTCCCGCGGTGACTGGCGCATCGACTACGCGGCGACCACGGACAAGGCCACCGTGGTGAACCTGACGAACCACACGTACTACAACCTCGCGGGCGAGGGCAGCGGCGGCATCTACGACCACGAACTCTCCCTGGCCGCCGCCCGGTTCACGCCGACGGACTCCGGCCTCATCCCGACGGGCGAGCTGGCGAAGGTGGCGGGCACGCCCTTCGACTTCCGGCGTGCGAAGAAGGTCGGCGAGGACATCCGGGTCTCGCACGAGCAGCTGGTGACCGCCAAGGGCTTCGACCACAACTGGGTCCTGGACAAGGGCATCACCACGCGCCCCGAGCTCTTCGCGACGCTGCGGGACCCGGAGTCGGGCCGCTCCATGAAGATCGCCACGACCGAGCCGGGCGTGCAGTTCTACTCCGGGAACTTCCTGGACGGAACCCTCACCGGGCCCTCGGGGCGCACCTACCGGCAGGGCGACGGCCTCTGCCTGGAGACCCAGCACTTCCCCGACTCCCCCAACCAGCCGAAGTTCCCCTCGACGGTGCTGCGGCCCGGGCAGACCTACCGGTCGAGCACCGTCCACACCTTCTCGGCGCGTTGA
- the mmsA gene encoding multiple monosaccharide ABC transporter ATP-binding protein, translating to MRGITKTFPGVKALSDVNLTVGAGEIHAICGENGAGKSTLMKVLSGVHEHGSYDGEIHFEGERMAFKDIRASEKHGIVIIHQELALVPYLSIAENIFLGNEQSTRGFIDWNDTLRRASALLKRVGLSEKPQTPVADIGVGKQQLVEIAKALSKEVKLLILDEPTAALNDEDSAKLLDLILELRDQGIACIIISHKLNEIRAITDSVTILRDGRTIETLTVRETPASEPQVAEDRIIRGMVGRDLDHRFPDRTPYEGEDAGSLALSVAGWTVRHPVDHQRKVVDDVSLTVRRGEIVGIAGLMGAGRTELAMSVFGRSYGQYVAGTVAVGGREVVTKTVPAAVDAGIAYVTEDRKQYGLNLIDNINRNISLASLPGMRRKDGFVDEHHERSVAERYRKSMNIKAPTVFEQVGRLSGGNQQKVVLSKWIHADPDVLILDEPTRGIDIGAKFEIYTVIDKLAASGKAVLFISSELPELLGMCDRIYTMAEGRLTGEVDRADATQELLMRHMTKNRS from the coding sequence ATGCGCGGGATCACCAAGACGTTCCCCGGCGTCAAAGCGCTCTCCGATGTGAATCTGACCGTGGGCGCCGGGGAGATCCACGCGATCTGCGGCGAGAACGGCGCGGGCAAGTCGACGCTGATGAAGGTCCTCAGCGGCGTCCACGAGCACGGCAGTTACGACGGCGAGATCCACTTCGAGGGCGAGCGGATGGCCTTCAAGGACATCCGCGCCAGCGAGAAACACGGCATCGTCATCATCCATCAGGAGCTGGCGCTCGTCCCGTATCTGTCCATCGCCGAGAACATCTTCCTCGGCAACGAACAGAGCACCCGCGGCTTCATCGACTGGAACGACACGCTGCGCAGGGCGAGCGCGCTGCTCAAGCGGGTCGGTCTGAGCGAGAAGCCGCAGACTCCGGTCGCCGACATCGGCGTGGGCAAGCAGCAGCTCGTGGAGATCGCAAAGGCCCTGTCGAAGGAGGTGAAGCTGCTCATCCTGGACGAGCCGACGGCCGCTCTCAACGACGAGGACAGCGCCAAGCTGCTCGACCTCATCCTGGAGCTGCGCGACCAGGGCATCGCCTGCATCATCATCTCGCACAAGCTGAACGAGATCCGGGCCATCACCGACTCGGTGACGATCCTGCGCGACGGCCGGACCATCGAGACCCTGACGGTCCGCGAGACTCCCGCGTCCGAACCGCAGGTGGCCGAGGACCGCATCATCCGCGGCATGGTCGGCCGCGACCTGGACCACCGCTTCCCCGACCGCACGCCCTACGAGGGCGAGGACGCGGGTTCGCTGGCGCTGTCGGTGGCGGGCTGGACAGTGCGGCATCCGGTCGACCACCAGCGCAAGGTCGTCGACGACGTGTCGCTGACCGTGCGGCGCGGCGAGATCGTCGGCATCGCGGGCCTGATGGGCGCCGGACGCACGGAGCTCGCGATGTCGGTCTTCGGGCGTTCGTACGGTCAATACGTCGCGGGCACGGTGGCCGTCGGCGGACGCGAGGTCGTGACCAAGACCGTGCCCGCCGCGGTCGACGCCGGGATCGCGTACGTCACCGAGGACCGCAAGCAGTACGGCCTGAACCTCATCGACAACATCAACCGCAACATCTCCCTGGCCTCGCTGCCCGGCATGCGGCGCAAGGACGGCTTCGTCGACGAGCACCACGAACGCTCCGTCGCCGAGCGCTACCGCAAGTCGATGAACATCAAGGCCCCCACCGTCTTCGAGCAGGTGGGGCGGCTCTCCGGCGGCAATCAGCAGAAGGTCGTCCTGAGCAAGTGGATCCACGCCGACCCCGACGTCCTGATCCTCGACGAGCCGACGCGCGGCATCGACATCGGCGCCAAGTTCGAGATCTACACCGTCATCGACAAGCTGGCGGCCTCGGGCAAGGCGGTGCTCTTCATCTCCTCCGAACTGCCCGAGCTGCTCGGGATGTGCGACCGGATCTACACGATGGCCGAGGGCCGGCTGACCGGTGAGGTCGACCGCGCGGACGCCACCCAGGAACTCCTGATGCGCCACATGACCAAGAACAGAAGCTGA
- the mmsB gene encoding multiple monosaccharide ABC transporter permease has protein sequence MTTTTTPPRDASSTPSAKESARDLLLQSVRSNMRQYGMLVALAFIVILFQIWTDGTLLLPNNVSNLIQQNGYILILAIGMMIVIIAGHIDLSVGSLVAFVGAMSAVMMVKHDMPWVLALVLSLLIGAVAGAWQGFFIAYVGIPSFIVTLAGMLLFRGLTQIVLEGQSLSPFPEGFQNIAKGFIPEMGPYTQYHNPTLVLGFVTVAFLLFREWRSRKQQLAYDLDVTPTSLWVTKLVAISAAVIAFTLTLASFHGVPVVLLIMCGLLIALGYVMRNAVVGRHVYALGGNKAAAKLSGVKDKRVTFLIFVNMGVLAALAGCVYAARLNAGTPQAGLNFELEAIAAAFIGGASMSGGVGTVMGAVIGGLVLGVLNNGMSLVNIGTDYQQVIKGLVLLAAVGFDVWNKRKVGR, from the coding sequence ATGACCACCACGACCACGCCACCACGTGACGCGTCGTCCACGCCGTCCGCCAAGGAGTCGGCGCGTGACCTGCTGCTGCAGAGCGTGCGCTCCAACATGCGCCAGTACGGCATGCTCGTCGCCCTGGCCTTCATCGTCATCCTGTTCCAGATCTGGACCGACGGCACGCTGCTCCTGCCGAACAACGTGTCCAACCTGATTCAGCAGAACGGCTACATCCTCATCCTGGCCATCGGCATGATGATCGTCATCATCGCCGGGCACATCGACCTGTCCGTCGGCTCGCTTGTCGCCTTCGTCGGCGCCATGTCGGCGGTGATGATGGTCAAACACGACATGCCCTGGGTGCTCGCCCTGGTCCTCTCGCTCCTCATCGGCGCGGTCGCGGGCGCGTGGCAGGGCTTCTTCATCGCGTACGTCGGCATCCCGTCGTTCATCGTGACGCTGGCCGGCATGCTGCTCTTCCGCGGTCTCACGCAGATCGTCCTTGAGGGCCAGTCGCTCTCGCCGTTCCCCGAGGGCTTCCAGAACATCGCCAAGGGGTTCATCCCCGAGATGGGCCCGTACACGCAGTACCACAACCCGACGCTGGTGCTCGGATTCGTGACGGTCGCGTTCCTGCTCTTCCGCGAATGGCGCAGCCGCAAGCAGCAGCTGGCCTACGACCTCGACGTGACGCCGACGAGCCTGTGGGTGACCAAGCTGGTGGCGATCTCCGCCGCGGTCATCGCCTTCACGCTGACCCTGGCGAGCTTCCACGGTGTGCCCGTCGTGCTGCTCATCATGTGCGGCCTCCTCATCGCCCTCGGTTACGTGATGCGCAACGCTGTCGTCGGGCGCCACGTGTACGCGCTCGGCGGCAACAAGGCGGCGGCGAAGCTGTCCGGCGTCAAGGACAAGCGCGTCACCTTCCTGATCTTCGTCAACATGGGTGTGCTTGCCGCGCTCGCGGGCTGTGTGTACGCGGCACGCCTGAACGCGGGCACTCCGCAGGCGGGCCTGAACTTCGAACTCGAGGCGATCGCGGCCGCGTTCATCGGCGGCGCCTCGATGAGCGGCGGCGTCGGCACGGTGATGGGCGCCGTGATCGGCGGCCTGGTGCTCGGCGTCCTCAACAACGGCATGTCCCTGGTCAACATCGGCACCGACTACCAGCAGGTCATCAAGGGGCTCGTACTGCTGGCCGCCGTCGGGTTCGACGTCTGGAACAAACGCAAGGTCGGTCGCTAG
- a CDS encoding alcohol dehydrogenase catalytic domain-containing protein gives MSSDSRAIVVDRPGSHRLTVGARPEPGPGEVLVKVAAAGICMSDREVYDGHRDAAYVRYPVIPGHEWSGTVEATGEGVDAALVGRKTVAEGFRACGTCERCREGETSLCGGGYAETGFTEPGAFADHVAVPARLLHLLHPDADLAAAALLEPAAVIAGAVRTGRPRPGERIAVVGAGTLGMLAVQLLAASSPGELVVIDPRAERGRQALDFGASESLTPAEAEAYHGRFDLVVETAGAPSTAASSCLLARRGGRVVLTGMFTPGAVGIDPVHLSLSQLEVRSVFGAPSSAWSDAVRAFGLGLLDPAPLITHEFPLERFGEAVALVGGGDPKTGKVLLRP, from the coding sequence GTGAGCAGCGACTCACGCGCGATCGTCGTCGACCGGCCGGGCTCGCACCGGCTGACGGTCGGCGCGCGGCCCGAGCCGGGACCCGGTGAGGTCCTGGTCAAGGTGGCGGCCGCCGGGATCTGCATGAGCGACCGCGAGGTCTACGACGGTCATCGGGACGCCGCCTATGTGCGCTATCCGGTGATCCCCGGGCACGAGTGGTCCGGCACCGTCGAGGCCACCGGCGAGGGCGTCGACGCGGCGCTCGTCGGGCGGAAGACAGTCGCCGAGGGGTTCCGCGCCTGTGGCACCTGCGAGCGCTGCCGCGAGGGCGAGACGAGCCTGTGCGGCGGCGGATACGCGGAGACCGGGTTCACCGAGCCCGGCGCCTTCGCCGACCATGTGGCCGTGCCCGCCCGGCTGTTGCACCTGCTGCACCCGGACGCGGACCTGGCGGCCGCCGCCCTGCTCGAACCCGCCGCGGTCATCGCGGGAGCGGTGCGGACGGGGCGGCCGAGGCCGGGCGAGCGGATCGCGGTGGTCGGCGCGGGCACCCTCGGGATGCTCGCGGTGCAGCTCCTTGCCGCCTCGTCGCCCGGCGAGCTCGTCGTGATCGACCCGCGGGCCGAGCGCGGCAGGCAGGCGCTGGACTTCGGGGCGAGCGAGAGCCTGACGCCCGCCGAAGCGGAGGCGTACCACGGCCGTTTCGACCTGGTGGTGGAGACCGCGGGGGCGCCGAGCACGGCTGCCTCGTCCTGTCTCCTCGCGCGCAGGGGCGGCCGGGTGGTGCTGACCGGCATGTTCACTCCGGGCGCCGTCGGCATCGATCCGGTGCACCTCTCGCTGAGCCAGCTGGAGGTGCGCAGTGTCTTCGGCGCGCCGTCCTCCGCCTGGTCGGACGCGGTCCGCGCCTTCGGGCTCGGCCTGCTCGACCCGGCACCGCTCATCACGCACGAGTTCCCGCTGGAGCGGTTCGGCGAGGCGGTGGCGCTGGTCGGCGGCGGCGACCCGAAGACCGGAAAGGTGCTGCTGCGCCCCTGA
- a CDS encoding mandelate racemase/muconate lactonizing enzyme family protein, with the protein MRITGISTHVVGTPWRNLTYVQVHTDEGLTGVGETRMLGRTDALLGYLREAAANHIVGSDPFAVEDLVRRMKYGDYGRAGEIVMSGIACVEMACWDIKGKALGVPVWQLLGGKVTDKVKAYANGWYTTERTPEAYHKAARAVVERGYRALKIDPFGTGHFELDQAGTSYAVSLIEAVRDAIGPDAELMLEMHGRFSPSTAVRLAKEMAPFRPAWLEEPVPPENLKALEKVAAKVDMPIATGERIHDRIEFRELFESQAADIIQPDLGHIGGILETRKLAATAETHYTLIAPHNVGGSVLTAASLQLAACTPNFKILEHFNDFADAEIKKVVKGAPQVVDGYFEVSHEPGLGVELDTDAAAEFPQQQARFDLWAEGWEKRAPKAAGK; encoded by the coding sequence TTGCGTATTACGGGAATCAGCACGCACGTGGTGGGGACGCCGTGGCGCAATCTCACCTACGTCCAGGTCCACACCGACGAAGGTCTCACCGGAGTCGGCGAGACCCGCATGCTCGGCCGCACCGACGCCCTCCTCGGCTACCTCCGCGAGGCTGCGGCCAACCACATCGTGGGGTCCGATCCGTTCGCGGTCGAGGATCTCGTGCGGAGGATGAAGTACGGCGACTACGGCCGCGCCGGCGAGATCGTCATGTCGGGCATCGCCTGTGTGGAGATGGCCTGCTGGGACATCAAGGGCAAGGCGCTGGGCGTGCCGGTCTGGCAGCTGCTCGGCGGCAAGGTGACCGACAAGGTCAAGGCGTACGCGAACGGCTGGTACACCACCGAGCGCACTCCGGAGGCGTACCACAAGGCCGCGCGGGCCGTGGTCGAGCGTGGTTACCGCGCCCTGAAGATCGACCCGTTCGGGACCGGTCACTTCGAGCTCGACCAGGCGGGCACGTCCTACGCGGTCTCGCTGATCGAGGCGGTGCGGGACGCGATCGGCCCTGACGCCGAGCTGATGCTGGAGATGCACGGCCGCTTCAGCCCGTCCACGGCCGTCCGCCTCGCGAAGGAGATGGCGCCGTTCCGGCCCGCCTGGCTGGAGGAGCCGGTGCCGCCGGAGAACCTCAAGGCCCTGGAGAAGGTCGCCGCCAAGGTGGACATGCCGATCGCCACGGGTGAGCGCATCCACGACCGGATCGAGTTCCGCGAGCTCTTCGAGTCGCAGGCCGCCGACATCATCCAGCCGGACCTCGGCCACATCGGCGGCATCCTGGAGACCCGCAAGCTCGCCGCGACCGCGGAGACGCACTACACGCTGATCGCCCCGCACAATGTGGGCGGCTCGGTGCTCACCGCGGCCTCGCTGCAACTCGCCGCCTGCACGCCCAACTTCAAGATCCTGGAGCACTTCAACGACTTCGCGGACGCGGAGATCAAGAAGGTGGTCAAGGGCGCGCCCCAGGTGGTCGACGGCTACTTCGAGGTGTCGCACGAGCCGGGCCTCGGCGTCGAGCTCGACACGGACGCGGCGGCCGAGTTCCCGCAGCAGCAGGCGCGGTTCGACCTGTGGGCCGAGGGCTGGGAGAAGCGCGCCCCCAAGGCGGCCGGGAAGTGA
- a CDS encoding pectate lyase yields the protein MTPRANQRVRHRRGLTKRRAVVGGIAALGMTGAALVTTSMMSTAGAASAWPQAKGEKPTSKTIEVSGTYDGGLKRHYGTGELGGDGQDEGQDPVFKLKDGAVLKNVILGSPAADGVHCQGSCTLQNVWWEDVGEDAATFKGTSAGSTYTVYGGGARKADDKVFQFNGAGKLVVTKFQVSDFGKLVRACGNCSKQYQRNIIVNDVDITAPGKSIVGINTNYGDTAALRNIRIHGDSGKKIATCDRFTGNNTGAEPPKTGTGPDGKYCKFTAGDISYK from the coding sequence ATGACCCCACGAGCGAACCAGCGCGTCCGTCATCGCCGAGGTCTCACCAAGCGCCGTGCCGTCGTCGGCGGCATAGCCGCGCTCGGCATGACCGGCGCCGCCCTCGTCACCACCTCCATGATGTCGACCGCGGGGGCGGCGAGTGCCTGGCCCCAGGCGAAGGGCGAGAAGCCGACGTCCAAGACCATCGAGGTGTCCGGCACCTACGACGGTGGTCTCAAGCGCCACTACGGCACCGGCGAGCTGGGCGGCGACGGCCAGGACGAGGGCCAGGACCCGGTCTTCAAGCTGAAGGACGGCGCGGTCCTCAAGAACGTCATCCTCGGCTCCCCGGCCGCGGACGGCGTCCACTGCCAGGGCAGCTGCACGTTGCAGAACGTGTGGTGGGAGGACGTCGGCGAGGACGCGGCCACCTTCAAGGGGACCTCGGCGGGCTCGACCTACACCGTCTACGGCGGCGGCGCCAGGAAGGCCGACGACAAGGTCTTCCAGTTCAACGGCGCGGGCAAGCTGGTCGTGACGAAGTTCCAGGTCTCCGACTTCGGCAAGCTGGTGCGCGCCTGCGGCAACTGCTCCAAGCAGTACCAGCGCAACATCATCGTGAACGACGTCGACATCACCGCTCCCGGCAAGTCGATCGTCGGCATCAACACCAACTACGGTGACACGGCCGCGCTGCGCAACATCCGCATCCACGGCGACAGCGGCAAGAAGATCGCCACGTGCGACCGGTTCACCGGCAACAACACCGGTGCCGAGCCGCCCAAGACGGGCACTGGCCCCGACGGCAAGTACTGCAAGTTCACCGCCGGGGACATCAGCTACAAGTAG